The following proteins are encoded in a genomic region of Brachypodium distachyon strain Bd21 chromosome 1, Brachypodium_distachyon_v3.0, whole genome shotgun sequence:
- the LOC100832694 gene encoding probable prolyl 4-hydroxylase 9 encodes MKGGGAIRSGSGGGGGLMRTRLRLPVVLLSCSLFFLAGFFGSLLFTQDPQGEEELERPLSRERLMEAVWPEMAYGDSGDPAPSLIPYQILSWQPRALYFPQFATSEQCENVVKTAKARLRPSTLALRKGETEETTKGIRTSSGTFLSADEDPTRTLAEVEKKIAKATMIPRSHGEPFNVLRYEIGQKYASHYDAFDPAQYGPQKSQRVASFLLYLTDVEEGGETMFPYENGENMDIGYDYEQCIGLKVKPRKGDGLLFYSLMVNGTIDLTSLHGSCPVIKGEKWVATKWIRNKTV; translated from the exons ATGAAGGGCGGCGGAGCCATCaggagcggcagcggcggaggcggcgggctgATGCGGACGCGGCTGCGGCTCCCCGTGGTGCTCCTCTCCtgctccctcttcttcctcgccggctTCTTCGGCTCCCTCCTCTTCACCCAG GATCCacagggcgaggaggagctggagcgGCCGCTGTCCAGGGAACGGCTGATGGAGGCGGTGTGGCCGGAGATGGCGTATGGGGATTCCGGCGACCCCGCGCCTTCCTTGATCCCTTACCAG ATTTTGAGCTGGCAACCTCGTGCACTATACTTCCCACAATTTGCAACATCAGAACAGTGTGAAAATGTAGTAAAAACTGCAAAGGCACGTCTTAGGCCGTCCACATTGGCCTTAAGGAAAGGAGAAACTGAGGAGACTACAAAAGGAATAAGGACAAG CTCAGGCACATTCCTCAGTGCTGATGAAGATCCAACTCGAACCCTTGCAGAAGTTGAAAAGAAGATAGCAAAGGCAACCATGATACCCAGGAGTCATGGAGAG CCCTTTAATGTGCTCCGCTATGAGATTGGACAGAAGTATGCTTCACACTATGATGCATTTGACCCGGCTCAGTATGGTCCACAAAAGAGCCAAAGG GTGGCATCTTTCCTGCTCTATCTCACTGATGTTGAAGAAGGTGGGGAAACTATGTTCCCATATGAG AATGGGGAAAATATGGATATAGGTTACGACTACGAACAGTGCATTGGCTTAAAGGTAAAACCAAGGAAGGGAGATGGCCTCTTGTTTTACTCCCTCATGGTAAATGGCACAATTGATCTG ACGTCGCTCCACGGAAGCTGCCCGGTGATCAAAGGAGAAAAATGGGTTGCCACGAAATGGATTAGGAACAAGACGGTGTAA
- the LOC100836079 gene encoding uncharacterized protein LOC100836079, with product MALRAAELRRLLLCSETVLPLSRASLGERQASTAARDGEGASGNAYDVLGVGETSSSAEIKASFHRLAKETHPDVAAAAGSRRFLQILAAYEILSDSQRRAHYDSYLRSQRLVLHKHPRPSQHVYPGSSGVVVSRESNVVEWLKWYRLTIDDIVTKKRIATGSGYFDRLESELYTAIHAAYYGPEVESMDLLPDCFEADERSVYDTSELLHLVSGRALFGIVRLADSIQELSDACREKLTPSGFGTYGVTPNDSVNMEKDSTHIHKQENESSDSPPSDAYKDIEVQICGRVVAAANRKVKCNCIDKSNSEDHIHVFLVPNEVVASDLAQENFLLGTITGLATTGEEGSCCVYDGHGIKTHVIVKHRTLMVKHMHWYQVGDEVSPCECRCSRAYLPPSRYWLFEPRCYMHDTGGWYIETFGRDKKGRTIPSPRQWDGFNEHSEKRLHPALYLVALAYRSLDLEDARRRKWSIRNFLELQLSHICQLSKTFLNGEKRC from the exons ATGGCGCTTCgcgcggcggagctccggcgactcctcctctgctccgaAACGGTCCTCCCGCTTTCGCGCGCATCGCTCGGCGAGCGGCAGGCGAGCACGGCCGCCCGTGACGGCGAGGGAGCATCGGGCAACGCCTACGACGTTCTCGGGGTGGGGGAGACGAGCTCCTCCGCGGAGATCAAGGCCTCCTTCCATCGCCTCGCCAAGGAGACACACCCCgacgtcgctgccgccgccggttcccgccgctttcttcagatcctcGCCGCCTACGAG ATCCTATCCGATTCACAGAGAAGGGCTCACTACGATAGCTACCTGCGTTCGCAGAGGCTAGTTCTGCACAAGCATCCCAGGCCATCGCAACATGTATATCCAGGTAGTTCAGGCGTTGTGGTGTCTAGAGAAAGTAATGTTGTGGAGTGGCTAAAATGGTATAGGCTTACCATTGATGACATTGTTACAAAAAAGAGGATTGCAACGGGCTCAGGTTATTTTGATAGGCTTGAAAGTGAGCTGTACACCGCAATCCACGCTGCATACTATGGCCCCGAAGTCGAGTCCATGGATCTCCTTCCTGACTGCTTTGAAGCAGACGAAAGGTCTGTATATGACACCTCTGAGCTATTGCACCTTGTATCGGGCCGTGCTCTGTTTGGCATTGTTCGTCTAGCTGATAGCATCCAAGAGCTGTCAGATGCTTGTCGTGAGAAGCTGACACCTTCTGGTTTTGGAACTTATGGGGTCACTCCAAATGATTCAGTAAACATGGAGAAAGACTCAACACATATTCACAAGCAAGAGAATGAGAGTAGTGATAGCCCTCCATCAGATGCATATAAGGATATCGAAGTGCAAATCTGTGGGAGAGTAGTGGCTGCTGCAAATAGGAAGGTCAAGTGCAATTGCATTGATAAATCAAACTCGGAAGATCACATACATGTGTTTCTTGTTCCTAATGAAGTGGTTGCATCTGATCTTGCACAAGAGAATTTTCTCCTTGGAACCATCACTGGGTTGGCCACCACTGGGGAGGAAGGATCTTGTTGTGTCTATGATGGCCATGGAATAAAGACCCATGTAATTGTTAAACATAGGACACTGATG GTTAAACATATGCACTGGTATCAAGTTGGAGATGAAGTTTCACCCTGTGAATGTCGATGCAGCAGGGCTTATTTGCCACCTAGCAG GTATTGGCTTTTTGAGCCGCGTTGTTACATGCATGACACTGGTGGTTGGTACATCGAGACGTTTGGGAGAGACAAGAAAGGGAGGACGATTCCATCACCAAGACAGTGGGATGGTTTCAACGAACATTCTGAAAA GAGATTGCATCCAGCACTGTATCTGGTGGCTCTGGCATACAGATCTTTAGATCTTGAAGATGctcgaagaagaaaatggagcATCAGGAACTTCCTGGAGCTGCAGTTATCTCATATTTGTCAGTTGAGCAAAACATTCTTAAATGGAGAAAAAAGGTGCTGA
- the LOC100834549 gene encoding subtilisin-like protease SBT1.7, whose product MWCHGKRSAIFAVAVAAAIVASAAAAVRDDLRTYIVHMSHSAMPDGFAEHGDWYASSLQSVSDSAAVLYTYDTLLHGYSARLTRAEAEALEAQPGVLLVNPETRYELHTTRTPEFLGLDGRTDALFPQSGTASDVVVGVLDTGVWPERASYDDAGFGPVPTGWKGKCEEGNDFNASACNKKLIGARFFLTGYEASKGPVDVSKESRSPRDNDGHGTHTSSTAAGSAVRGADLLGYASGTAKGMAPRARVATYKVCWVGGCFSSDILKGMEVAVADGVDVLSLSLGGGTSDYYRDSIAVGAFSAMEKGIFVSCSAGNAGPGAASLTNGAPWITTVGAGTLDRDFPAHVTLGNGKNYTGVSLYSGKQLPTTPVPFVYAGNASNSSMGALCMTGSLIPEKVAGKIVLCDRGTNARVQKGFVVKDAGGAGMVLANTAANGEELVADAHILPGSGVGEKAGNAMRTYASSDPNPTANIVFAGTKVGIQPSPVVAAFSSRGPNTVTPGVLKPDLIAPGVNILAAWSGSIGPSGIAGDNRRSSFNIISGTSMSCPHVSGLAALLRSAHQDWTPAAIRSALMTTAYTVYPNGNYNNGILDVATGRPATPLDIGAGHVDPSKAVDPGLVYDITAADYVDFLCAINYGPAQVAALAKHSTADRCSANRTYAVTALNYPSFSVTLPAAGGAEKHTRTVTNVGQPGTYKVTASAAAGGTPVSVSVEPSTLSFTKAGEKKSYTVSFAAGGKPSGTNGFGRLVWSSDHHVVASPIVVTWT is encoded by the coding sequence ATGTGGTGCCATGGCAAGAGATCTGCGATCTTCGCCGTGGCCGTCGCCGCGGCCATTgtggcatcggcggcggcggccgtgcggGATGACCTGAGGACGTACATCGTCCACATGTCGCATTCCGCCATGCCGGACGGCTTCGCGGAGCACGGCGACTGGTACGCGTCGTCGCTGCAGTCGGTGTCCGactccgccgccgtgctctACACCTACGACACGCTTCTCCACGGCTACTCCGCCCGGCTGACGcgcgccgaggccgaggccctGGAGGCGCAGCCCGGCGTGCTCCTCGTGAACCCGGAGACGCGTTACGAGCTGCACACAACCCGGACCCCGGAGTTCCTGGGCCTCGACGGGCGCACGGACGCGCTGTTCCCGCAGTCGGGCACTGCCAGCGACGTCGTCGTGGGCGTGCTGGACACCGGCGTGTGGCCCGAGAGGGCGAGCTACGACGACGCCGGGTTCGGCCCCGTGCCGACGGGGTGGAAGGGCAAGTGCGAGGAGGGCAACGACTTCAACGCCTCGGCCTGCAACAAGAAGCTCATCGGCGCCAGGTTCTTCCTGACGGGGTACGAGGCGTCCAAGGGCCCCGTGGACGTGTCCAAGGAGTCGCGCTCGCCGAGGGACAACGACGGGCACGGCACGCACACGTCCAGCACGGCGGCTGGCTCCGCCGTGCGCGGCGCCGACCTGCTCGGGTACGCGTCCGGGACGGCCAAGGGCATggcgccccgcgcgcgcgtgGCAACCTACAAGGTGTGCTGGGTCGGCGGCTGCTTCAGCTCCGACATCCTGAAGGGCATGGAGGTCGCGGTGGCCGACGGCGTCGAcgtgctctccctctccctcggcggcggcacgtCGGACTACTACCGCGACAGCATCGCGGTGGGGGCTTTCAGCGCCATGGAGAAGGGCATCTTCGTGTCCTGCTCCGCGGGGAACGCCGGGCCGGGCGCGGCGTCGCTGACGAACGGCGCGCCATGGATCACCACCGTGGGCGCGGGCACGCTCGATCGCGACTTCCCCGCCCACGTCACCCTCGGCAACGGCAAGAACTACACGGGCGTCTCCCTCTACAGCGGCAAGCAGCTGCCCACCACGCCGGTGCCGTTCGTCTACGCCGGGAACGCGTCCAACAGCAGCATGGGCGCGCTCTGCATGACCGGCAGCCTCATCCCGGAGAAGGTCGCGGGCAAGATCGTGCTCTGCGACCGCGGCACCAACGCCAGGGTCCAGAAGGGGTTCGTCGTCAAGGACGCCGGCGGTGCCGGCATGGTGCTCGCCAACACAGCCGCCAACGGCGAGGAGCTCGTCGCCGACGCGCACATCCTCCCGGGCTCCGGAGTGGGGGAGAAGGCCGGCAACGCCATGAGGACCTACGCGTCGTCAGATCCGAACCCGACCGCTAACATAGTGTTCGCCGGAACCAAGGTTGGGATCCAGCCGTCTCCCGTCGTGGCAGCCTTCTCGTCAAGGGGGCCAAACACCGTGACGCCGGGCGTCCTGAAACCGGACTTGATCGCCCCAGGGGTGAACATCCTTGCGGCATGGTCGGGATCCATCGGCCCGTCGGGGATCGCCGGCGACAACCGGCGCTCCAGCTTCAACATCATATCGGGGACCTCCATGTCATGCCCGCACGTGAGCGGGCTGGCGGCGCTGCTCCGGTCGGCGCACCAGGACTGGACCCCCGCCGCCATCCGGTCGGCGCTGATGACCACGGCGTACACGGTGTACCCCAACGGCAACTACAACAACGGCATCCTGGACGTGGCCACGGGCCGTCCGGCCACGCCGCTGGACATCGGTGCCGGCCACGTGGACCCCAGCAAGGCGGTGGACCCGGGCCTGGTGTACGACATCACGGCCGCCGACTACGTCGACTTCCTCTGCGCCATCAACTACGGGCCGGCGCAGGTCGCGGCGCTCGCCAAGCACTCAACGGCGGACAGGTGCAGCGCGAACCGGACATACGCGGTGACCGCGCTCAACTACCCGTCGTTCTCGGTCACGTtaccggccgccggcggcgcggagaAGCACACGCGGACGGTGACCAACGTCGGGCAGCCCGGGACGTACAAGGTGACGGCcagcgccgcggcgggcggcacGCCGGTGAGCGTGTCGGTGGAGCCGTCGACGCTGAGCTTCACCAAGgccggggagaagaagagctaCACGGTGAGCTTCGCGGCGGGCGGGAAGCCGTCGGGCACCAACGGGTTCGGCCGGCTCGTCTGGTCCAGCGACCACCACGTCGTCGCCAGCCCCATCGTGGTGACGTGGACCTGA
- the LOC100838228 gene encoding pentatricopeptide repeat-containing protein At1g77360, mitochondrial, with amino-acid sequence MAMSCSRHTSMEARKVFVRMFTSGVGGSDVAVDSFDPAKRLCKLIISCQKASGLELELDHSDLRVTPDVAERVLERLDNAGMLAYRFFEWARKQKRGGCNHTIRSYHTVVASLAKIRQYQLMWDVVAIMRREGVVNVETFGIIMRKYARAQKFDEAVYTFNIMEKYGVVPNLAAFNSLLGALCKSKNVRKAQEIFDKMNGRFNPDAKTYSILLEGWGKAPNLPKMREVYSEMLDAGCQPDIVTYGIMVDSLCKTGRVEEAVLVVQDMSSRGCQPTTFIYSVLVHTYGVEMRIEDAVATFLDMEKDGIVPDVVVYNALVTAFCKVKKFENAFRVMDDMEGHGIAPNSRTWNIILNKLISLGKDDEAYRVFRRMIKRCQPDSDTYTMMIKMFCENDNVEMALKVWKYMRLKQFLPSMHTFSVLINGLCDKGEVSQACVLLEDMIEKGIRPPGSTFGKLRQLLLKEGRKDVLEFLVDKMKILIQEPLFD; translated from the coding sequence ATGGCCATGAGTTGTTCCCGCCACACCTCTATGGAGGCACGCAAGGTGTTTGTTAGAATGTTTACCAGCGGTGTAGGAGGAAGCGACGTCGCTGTGGACTCCTTCGACCCCGCCAAACGCCTCTGCAAGCTCATAATATCCTGCCAGAAGGCCTCCGGGCTAGAGCTTGAGCTCGATCACAGTGACCTCCGTGTCACCCCGGATGTTGCCGAGCGTGTCCTGGAGCGCCTCGACAATGCTGGCATGCTCGCGTATCGGTTCTTTGAGTGGGCACGCAAGCAGAAGCGTGGGGGCTGCAACCATACCATCCGCTCCTACCACACAGTGGTCGCATCCCTCGCCAAGATCCGTCAGTACCAGCTCATGTGGGACGTTGTTGCCATCATGCGCCGGGAGGGCGTAGTCAATGTCGAGACGTTTGGCATCATAATGCGGAAGTATGCTCGTGCGCAGAAGTTCGATGAAGCTGTTTACACATTCAACATCATGGAGAAGTATGGAGTGGTGCCCAACCTTGCCGCTTTCAACAGCCTGCTCGGTGCGCTGTGCAAGTCCAAGAATGTGCGCAAGGCCCAGGAGATCTTTGATAAGATGAATGGCCGGTTCAACCCTGATGCTAAGACCTATAGCATTTTGCTTGAGGGCTGGGGGAAAGCACCCAATCTCCCAAAGATGCGAGAGGTCTACAGTGAGATGCTTGATGCAGGTTGCCAACCTGACATAGTCACATATGGGATCATGGTTGATTCGCTTTGCAAGACAGGCCGTGTTGAGGAAGCTGTCCTTGTGGTGCAGGACATGAGCTCCAGGGGCTGCCAGCCAACAACCTTCATATACAGTGTGCTAGTGCATACTTACGGCGTTGAAATGAGAATCGAGGATGCTGTTGCGACTTTTTTGGATATGGAGAAGGATGGGATTGTGCCAGATGTTGTGGTTTATAATGCACTCGTCACTGCCTTCTGCAAAGtgaaaaaatttgaaaatgcaTTTCGAGTCATGGATGACATGGAAGGCCATGGAATTGCCCCGAACTCAAGGACCTGGAACATTATCCTTAACAAGCTGATTAGCCTTGGAAAGGATGATGAAGCATATAGGGTCTTCCGCCGCATGATAAAGCGCTGCCAACCAGACTCTGATACATACACCATGATGATAAAGATGTTCTGTGAGAATGACAATGTAGAGATGGCACTAAAGGTATGGAAATATATGAGGCTGAAGCAGTTTTTGCCGAGCATGCACACATTTTCTGTGCTGATCAATGGACTGTGTGACAAGGGTGAGGTTAGCCAAGCTTGTGTGCTGCTTGAAGATATGATAGAGAAGGGCATTAGACCTCCTGGATCGACATTTGGCAAGCTAAGGCAGCTTCTCctgaaggaaggaaggaaggacgTGCTTGAGTTTCTTGTTGACAAAATGAAGATTCTGATACAGGAGCCTTTGTTTGATTGA
- the LOC100840055 gene encoding protein arginine N-methyltransferase 2, translated as MAAAPDSKAKSPEELLCAAAESGNAEAVADLLSSGADPTHFDSSGMTPLMHAATGGHVAASRLLLDAGAPWNALSPSGLSAGDLTSDPATYDLLLDHALRSELILGTVARRQAPPTDSSDGVPAESYLDSRVSFSEDRVMDAESKAVMMEWERPLMEAHARAVCTGAGKVLNVGFGMGLVDEAIQSYEPEEHTIIEAHPEVYARMLKLGWGEKKNVKIVFGRWQDVIPQLGSYDGIFFDTYGEYYEDMREFHEHLPKLLKPGGVYSYFNGLCGDNAFFHAVYCQLVALELANLGYSTQFIPLPVKDCLSEKIWEGVKQKYWQLDTYYLPVCQEETESE; from the exons ATGGCGGCGGCCCCGGACAGCAAGGCAAAGTCTCCAGAGGAGCTCCTatgtgcggcggcggagtccgGCAACGCGGAAGCTGTCGCTGACTTACTTTCCTCTGGTGCTGACCCCACGCACTTCGACAGCTCCGGCATGACACCACTCATGCACGCGGCGACCGGTGGCCACGTCGCCGCTTCGCGGCTCCTCCTTGACGCCGGTGCGCCCTGGAACGCACTCTCCCCTTCAGGTCTCTCTGCGGGTGACCTTACCTCGGATCCCGCCACATACGACCTGCTCCTCGACCACGCCCTGCGCTCCGAGCTCATCCTCGGTACCGTTGCCCGCCGCCAAGCGCCCCCAACGGACTCCTCCGACGGGGTCCCGGCCGAGAGCTACCTCGACTCAAGGGTTTCATTCAGCGAGGATCGAGTGATGGATGCAGAGAGCAAGGCGGTTATGATGGAGTGGGAGCGTCCGCTGATGGAGGCGCACGCGCGAGCGGTCtgcaccggcgccggcaagGTGCTCAACGTGGGCTTCGGGATGGGGCTCGTGGATGAGGCGATACAAAGTTACGAGCCCGAGGAGCACACCATCATCGAGgcccacccggaggtgtacgCCCGGATGCTCAAGCTCGGGTGGggcgagaagaagaatgtCAAGATCGTCTTCGGGCGGTGGCAGGACGTGATCCCGCAGCTCGGCTCGTATGACG GTATATTTTTTGACACATACGGAGAATACTACGAGGACATGAGGGAGTTCCATGAACATCTTCCTAAGCTACTGAAGCCCGGAGGAGTGTATTCATACTTCAACGGCCTATGTGGTGATAATGCGTTCTTCCATGCGGTGTACTGCCAGCTTGTCGCGCTAGAGTTGGCGAACCTCGGGTATTCGACACAGTTCATCCCTCTGCCAGTCAAAGATTGCCTCTCGGAGAAAATATGGGAAGGCGTGAAGCAGAAATACTGGCAACTGGACACGTATTATCTCCCTGTTTGCCAAGAGGAGACAGAATCAGAGTAG
- the LOC100842489 gene encoding probable protein phosphatase 2C 34 isoform X1 produces MLRAVARCCGHWPPGAAAADGMLWQTELRPHAAGEFSMAAAQANLIMEDQAQVLASPAATLVGVYDGHGGPDASRFLRSSLFPHVQRFAKEQGGMSTEVIRRAFGAAEDEFLQQVRQAWPKRPRMAAVGSCCLLGAISGDTLFVANLGDSRAVLGRRVVGGTVAVAERLSTDHNVASEEVRMEVTSQNPDDGQIVVHTRGAWRVKGIIQVSRSIGDVYLKKQEYSMDPLFRQIGPVIALKRPALSAEPQIQVRKLKPTDLFLIFASDGLWEHLSDDDAVQIVFKNPRTGIANRLVRAALKEATKKREVSLHDLKTIEKGVRRHFHDDISVVVVYLDRHRGRRHTRVVDSSSNCTSAPVDIYSSNSGKSAQSLQAYRDSG; encoded by the exons ATGTTGAGGGCTGTCGCGAGGTGCTGCGGGCACTGGCCgccgggtgcggcggcggcggacggcatgCTGTGGCAGACGGAGCTGCGGCCGCACGCGGCGGGGGAGTTCTCCATGGCGGCCGCGCAGGCCAACCTCATCATGGAGGACCAGGCGCAGGTGCTCGCCTCCCCGGCAGCCACGCTCGTCGGCGTCTACGACGGCCACGGCGGGCCCGACGCCTCTCGCTTCCTCCGCTCCAGCCTCTTCCCCCATGTCCAAC GCTTCGCGAAGGAGCAGGGGGGCATGAGCACGGAGGTGATCCGGAGGGCGttcggcgcggcggaggacgagTTCCTGCAGCAGGTGAGGCAGGCCTGGCCGAAGCGGCCGCGGATGGCGGCCGTGGGCTCCTGCTGCCTGCTCGGGGCCATATCCGGTGACACGCTGTTCGTGGCGAACCTCGGCGACTCCCGCGCTGTTCTCGGCCGTCGCGTGGTCGGGGGCACTGTGGCCGTCGCCGAGCGGCTCTCTACCGATCATAACGTGGCTTCCGAAGAGGTCCGGATGGAGGTCACCTCACAAAACCCAGACGACGGCCAGATCGTGGTGCACACCAGAGGGGCGTGGAGAGTGAAGGGGATAATTCAG GTATCCAGATCCATTGGGGATGTCTACTTGAAGAAACAGGAATATAGCATGGACCCCTTATTCCGGCAAATCGGCCCTGTTATTGCGTTGAAGAGACCTGCTCTTAGTGCTGAACCACAAATTCAGGTTCGCAAGCTGAAACCAACTGACCTGTTTCTGATATTTGCATCAGACGGTCTCTGGGAGCATCTTAGCGATGATGATGCTGTGCAAATTGTCTTCAAGAATCCAAGAACG GGAATTGCAAACCGATTAGTACGGGCTGCTTTGAAGGAAGCCACCAAGAAGAGAGAGGTCAGTCTGCATGATCTGAAGACGATAGAGAAAGGAGTGAGGCGCCATTTCCACGACGACATCAGCGTCGTCGTGGTCTATCTTGACCGGCACCGCGGGCGCCGTCACACCAGGGTCGTGGACTCGAGCAGCAACTGCACTAGCGCCCCCGTCGACATCTactcctccaactccggcaaATCTGCACAGTCACTGCAAGCTTACCGTGACTCCGGTTAG
- the LOC100842489 gene encoding probable protein phosphatase 2C 34 isoform X2, with product MSNAGFAKEQGGMSTEVIRRAFGAAEDEFLQQVRQAWPKRPRMAAVGSCCLLGAISGDTLFVANLGDSRAVLGRRVVGGTVAVAERLSTDHNVASEEVRMEVTSQNPDDGQIVVHTRGAWRVKGIIQVSRSIGDVYLKKQEYSMDPLFRQIGPVIALKRPALSAEPQIQVRKLKPTDLFLIFASDGLWEHLSDDDAVQIVFKNPRTGIANRLVRAALKEATKKREVSLHDLKTIEKGVRRHFHDDISVVVVYLDRHRGRRHTRVVDSSSNCTSAPVDIYSSNSGKSAQSLQAYRDSG from the exons ATGTCCAAC GCAGGCTTCGCGAAGGAGCAGGGGGGCATGAGCACGGAGGTGATCCGGAGGGCGttcggcgcggcggaggacgagTTCCTGCAGCAGGTGAGGCAGGCCTGGCCGAAGCGGCCGCGGATGGCGGCCGTGGGCTCCTGCTGCCTGCTCGGGGCCATATCCGGTGACACGCTGTTCGTGGCGAACCTCGGCGACTCCCGCGCTGTTCTCGGCCGTCGCGTGGTCGGGGGCACTGTGGCCGTCGCCGAGCGGCTCTCTACCGATCATAACGTGGCTTCCGAAGAGGTCCGGATGGAGGTCACCTCACAAAACCCAGACGACGGCCAGATCGTGGTGCACACCAGAGGGGCGTGGAGAGTGAAGGGGATAATTCAG GTATCCAGATCCATTGGGGATGTCTACTTGAAGAAACAGGAATATAGCATGGACCCCTTATTCCGGCAAATCGGCCCTGTTATTGCGTTGAAGAGACCTGCTCTTAGTGCTGAACCACAAATTCAGGTTCGCAAGCTGAAACCAACTGACCTGTTTCTGATATTTGCATCAGACGGTCTCTGGGAGCATCTTAGCGATGATGATGCTGTGCAAATTGTCTTCAAGAATCCAAGAACG GGAATTGCAAACCGATTAGTACGGGCTGCTTTGAAGGAAGCCACCAAGAAGAGAGAGGTCAGTCTGCATGATCTGAAGACGATAGAGAAAGGAGTGAGGCGCCATTTCCACGACGACATCAGCGTCGTCGTGGTCTATCTTGACCGGCACCGCGGGCGCCGTCACACCAGGGTCGTGGACTCGAGCAGCAACTGCACTAGCGCCCCCGTCGACATCTactcctccaactccggcaaATCTGCACAGTCACTGCAAGCTTACCGTGACTCCGGTTAG
- the LOC100845539 gene encoding upstream activation factor subunit UAF30 yields the protein MATPSMLSFFSPLVLLRPASLAPPRRAAPASSAISVRAAAASSKSPAAAAPKKRAATGITMPRPVSPALQAVVGASEVPRTEAIKRLWAYIKQNNLQDPMDKKVIVCDQKLKALFAGRERVGFLEIAKLLNPHFVKAP from the exons ATGGCGACCCCTTCCATGCTCAGCTTCTTCTCCCCGCtggtcctcctccgcccggcctccctcgccccgccgcgccgcgcggcgcccgcctcctccgccatctccgtgcgcgccgccgccgcctcgtccaagtccccggcagccgcggCCCCGAAGAAGAGGGCGGCGACTGGCATCACGATGCCGCGGCCCGTGTCCCCGGCGCTGCAGGCGGTGGTGGGCGCCTCCGAGGTCCCGCGCACCGAGGCCATCAAGCGCCTCTGGGCCTACATCAAGCAGAACAACCTCCAG GACCCTATGGACAAGAAGGTCATCGTTTGCGACCAGAAGCTGAAAGCCCTGTTCGCTGGTCGGGAGCGCGTCGGATTCCTTGAGATTGCCAAACTTCTGAACCCACACTTTGTGAAGGCTCCTTGA
- the LOC100823714 gene encoding peamaclein translates to MKLHTTTTMSLLLFLLLGSSCLQVSMSGSAFCDSKCSFRCSKAGRHDDCLKYCGICCAECNCVPSGTSGNKDECPCYRDKTTGKGSRKRSKCP, encoded by the exons ATGAAACttcacaccaccaccaccatgtctctcctcctcttcctcctcttagGCTCCTCGTGCCTCCAAGTCTCCATGTCCGGATCAG CGTTCTGCGACAGCAAGTGCAGCTTCAGGTGCTCCAAGGCGGGCCGGCACGACGACTGCCTCAAGTACTGCGGGATATGCTGCGCCGAGTGCAACTGCGTGCCGTCGGGGACGTCCGGGAACAAGGACGAGTGCCCCTGTTACCGCGACAAGACCACCGGGAAAGGCAGCCGCAAGAGGTCCAAGTGCCCATGA
- the LOC100821250 gene encoding peamaclein → MKLHTTTTMALFLFLLLASSFLQVSVAGSEFCDSKCSFRCSKASRHDDCLKYCGICCAECNCVPSGTSGNKDECPCYRDKTTGKGSRKRSKCP, encoded by the exons ATGAAGCttcacaccaccaccaccatggctctcttcctcttcctcctcttagCCTCCTCATTCCTCCAAGTCTCCGTGGCCGGATCAG AGTTCTGCGACAGCAAGTGCAGCTTCAGGTGCTCCAAGGCGAGCCGGCACGACGACTGCCTCAAGTACTGCGGGATATGCTGCGCCGAGTGCAACTGCGTGCCGTCTGGGACGTCCGGGAACAAGGACGAGTGCCCCTGCTACCGCGACAAGACCACCGGGAAAGGCAGCCGCAAGAGGTCCAAGTGCCCATGA